A region of Toxotes jaculatrix isolate fToxJac2 chromosome 23, fToxJac2.pri, whole genome shotgun sequence DNA encodes the following proteins:
- the LOC121177332 gene encoding F-box/WD repeat-containing protein 7-like isoform X3 yields the protein MGFYGTLKLIFYKMKRKLDHGPDGRPFPSGKKHCKGNGYLSPSSLVQATPTTFGDLRLANGHSAQRRRVTSGPPPSGLQDWLHTFQTWSGPERLLALDELIDRCETNQVKHMMQVIEPQFQRDFISLLPKELALYVLTFLAPRDLLQAAQTCRYWRILAEDNLLWREKCREEGIPESVSSRRRKCLRPGVAVSPWKSAYMRQHRIESNWRKGDTREPMVLKGHDDHVITCLQFSGDLIVSGSDDNTLKVWSAITGKCLRTLTGHTGGVWCSQMAVATVISGSTDRTLRVWDAESGECVHTLYGHTSTVRCMHLHGNRVVSGSRDTTLRVWDVSTGRCEHVLTGHVAAVRCVQYDGRRVVSGGYDYMVKVWDPETEACLHTLQGHTNRVYSLQFDGVFVVSGSLDTSIKVWDAETGGCVHTLTGHQSLTSGMELRDNILVSGNADSTVRVWDIRTGQCLHTLQGPNKHQSAVTCLQFCRGLVLSSSDDGTVKLWDLRTGAWLRDVVALQSRGSGGVVWRIRASDTRLVCAAGSRNGTEETKLLVLDFDLDDKKKEMD from the exons ATGAAGAGGAAGTTGGACCATGGTCCGGACGGACGGCCGTTCCCTTCAGGGAAGAAGCACTGCAAAGGCAACGGGTACCTCAG TCCTTCCAGTCTGGTTCAGGCCACGCCCACCACATTTGGCGACCTGCGACTGGCCAATGGGCATTCGGCTCAGCGGCGGCGGGTCACGTCGGGTCCGCCTCCTTCTGGTCTGCAGGACTGGCTTCACACCTTCCAg ACATGGAGCGGTCCGGAGAGGCTGTTGGCCCTGGACGAGTTGATTGACAGGTGTGAGACCAATCAGGTGAAGCACATGATGCAGGTCATCGAGCCCCAGTTCCAGAGAGACTTCATATCCCTACTGCCCAAAGAG ttagCTCTGTATGTGCTGACCTTCCTGGCTCCCAGAGACCTGCTGCAGGCTGCTCAGACCTGCAGATACTGGAGAATCCTGGCTGAAGACAACCTGCTGTGGAGGGAGAAGTGCCGCGAGGAAG GTATTCCAGAGAGTGTGTCGTCCCGTCGCAGGAAGTGTTTGAGGCCAGGCGTGGCGGTCAGTCCGTGGAAGTCGGCCTACATGAGACAGCACCGCATCGAGAGCAACTGGAGGAAGGGCGACACACGGGAACccatg GTGCTGAAAGGTCACGACGATCACGTGATCACCTGCCTCCAGTTCAGCGGTGACCTGATCGTCAGCGGCTCAGACGACAACACACTCAAAGTCTGGTCAGCCATCACCGGCAAG TGTCTGCGGACGTTGACGGGTCACACCGGCGGGGTGTGGTGCAGTCAGATGGCCGTCGCCACGGTGATCAGCGGCTCCACCGACCGGACGCTGCGCGTGTGGGACGCCGAGAGCGGCGAGTGCGTCCACACGCTGTACGGACACACGTCCACTGTGCGCTGCATGCATCTCCACGGCAACCG GGTGGTGTCGGGCTCTCGGGACACGACGCTGCGAGTGTGGGACGTGTCGACGGGTCGCTGTGAGCACGTGCTGACGGGCCACGTGGCGGCGGTGCGCTGCGTGCAGTACGACGGCCGCCGCGTGGTGTCGGGTGGCTACGACTACATGGTGAAGGTGTGGGACCCCGAGACGGAGGCgtgtctgcacacactgcagggACATACCAACAGAGTGTACTCgctacag TTTGATGGCGTCTTCGTGGTGAGCGGCTCATTGGACACTTCAATCAAAGTGTGGGACGCAGAGACAG GTGGGTGTGTCCACACGCTGACCGGCCACCAATCACTCACCAGTGGCATGGAGCTGCGAGACAACATCCTGGTGTCCGGGAACGCCGACTCTACGGTCCGAGTGTGGGACATCCGGACGGGACAGTGTCTCCACACGCtgcaag GTCCTAACAAGCACCAGTCGGCGGTGACGTGCCTGCAGTTCTGCCGAGGTCTCGTCCTGTCCAGCTCCGACGACGGGACGGTCAAACTGTGGGACCTGAGGACCGGCGCCTGGCTGAGGGACGTGGTGGCGCTGCAGAGCCGGGGATCAG GTGGCGTGGTGTGGCGAATCAGAGCGTCCGACACTCGGCTGGTGTGCGCCGCCGGCAGCAGGAACGGGACGGAGGAGACCAAACTGCTGGTGCTGGACTTCGACCTGGATGAcaagaagaaagagatggacTGA
- the anapc10 gene encoding anaphase-promoting complex subunit 10 isoform X2, which produces MATPSKTPPGADPKQLERTGTVREIGSQAVWSLSSCKPGFGVDQLRDDNLETYWQSDGSQPHLVNIQFRRRTTVKMLCIYADYKSDESYTPSKISVRVGNNFHNLQEIRLEMVEPSGWIHISLLNQRTNEPISTFMIQIAVLANHQNGRDTHMRQIKVYTPVEESSIGKFPRCTTVDFMMYRTIR; this is translated from the exons ATGGCGACCCCGAGCAAGACACCACCCGGCGCCGACCCCAAACAGCTGGAGCGGACGGGGACGGTCCGGGAGATTGGCTCCCAGGCGGTGTGGTCCCTCTCCTCCTGTAAACCCG GTTTTGGAGTGGATCAACTGAGGGACGACAATCTGGAGACTTACTGGCAGTCAGATGGATCCCAGCCTCACCTGGTCAACATTCAGTTCAG GAGGAGGACAACAGTGAAGATGCTGTGTATTTATGCAGATTATAAATCTGATGAGAGCTACACACCCAGTAAGATCTCTGTCAGAGTGGGCAACAACTTCCACAACCTGCAAGAAATCAGG TTGGAGATGGTGGAGCCCAGTGGCTGGATTCACATCTCTCTGTTGAACCAG CGAACAAACGAGCCCATCAGCACCTTCATGATCCAGATCGCGGTGTTGGCAAACCACCAGAACGGCAGAGACACTCACATGCGGCAGATTAAGGTCTACACGCCGGTGGAGGAGAGCTCCATCGGGAAGTTCCCACGATGCACCACAGTCGACTTCATGATGTACCGCACGATCAGGTGA
- the anapc10 gene encoding anaphase-promoting complex subunit 10 isoform X1 — protein sequence MATPSKTPPGADPKQLERTGTVREIGSQAVWSLSSCKPGFGVDQLRDDNLETYWQSDGSQPHLVNIQFRRRTTVKMLCIYADYKSDESYTPSKISVRVGNNFHNLQEIRQLEMVEPSGWIHISLLNQRTNEPISTFMIQIAVLANHQNGRDTHMRQIKVYTPVEESSIGKFPRCTTVDFMMYRTIR from the exons ATGGCGACCCCGAGCAAGACACCACCCGGCGCCGACCCCAAACAGCTGGAGCGGACGGGGACGGTCCGGGAGATTGGCTCCCAGGCGGTGTGGTCCCTCTCCTCCTGTAAACCCG GTTTTGGAGTGGATCAACTGAGGGACGACAATCTGGAGACTTACTGGCAGTCAGATGGATCCCAGCCTCACCTGGTCAACATTCAGTTCAG GAGGAGGACAACAGTGAAGATGCTGTGTATTTATGCAGATTATAAATCTGATGAGAGCTACACACCCAGTAAGATCTCTGTCAGAGTGGGCAACAACTTCCACAACCTGCAAGAAATCAGG CAGTTGGAGATGGTGGAGCCCAGTGGCTGGATTCACATCTCTCTGTTGAACCAG CGAACAAACGAGCCCATCAGCACCTTCATGATCCAGATCGCGGTGTTGGCAAACCACCAGAACGGCAGAGACACTCACATGCGGCAGATTAAGGTCTACACGCCGGTGGAGGAGAGCTCCATCGGGAAGTTCCCACGATGCACCACAGTCGACTTCATGATGTACCGCACGATCAGGTGA